The following are encoded together in the Paenibacillus sp. genome:
- a CDS encoding HAMP domain-containing protein, whose amino-acid sequence MNKNAVFRQLIAKIGFSLLVCGITTITLANFLVNSELQRYQLKEISQTAKMVSIGVDSSTRSAEAIEHEFSQRLKFAGREIAKALEGRSIETVTQEELQRFMRQFELSGISLFVRQNDDIVIAQSTDDGEIGLGSRKWGYWYTAFDQLMRGELVTVGRGEAEEHYWAGPISKSDWEDKYYKYGYYYDGKTSFLINPYILDERIYYQMFHSGTAQMIGKIVTEDSDIEEIAVINAPAWLKGDKNVVIEPRYDQPLLYGSNRYADEDDAAMVKQAMETGEPAAKTHYAGNNAFKKLYFPLSEQRVMTVVVNTERQEQFKKLVVSSLSGAFVVMFLVLFFLIRAVAGRQLQPLAEIAEHIGSIASGNLSHTLKVKDANEWGAISNQINDVTRGIGRLIYGVKHDAEDLYVLSRVLTKRVQASLDTMNNVSASMTHESKAFLVELNARLEQLQTTLEDAGRGVADEHVEPISRLWEEHASQVTAIHLMLRDTLEELTAAIRRIDDLSGNLNRKLERFYIDETSADDEMERFAREFENETNGKAGTERSE is encoded by the coding sequence ATGAACAAGAACGCCGTGTTCCGGCAATTGATCGCGAAAATCGGGTTTTCGTTGCTCGTTTGCGGCATTACTACGATTACTTTGGCTAATTTTCTAGTCAATTCCGAATTGCAAAGATACCAGTTGAAAGAAATCTCGCAGACGGCCAAGATGGTCAGCATCGGCGTGGACTCTTCAACCCGATCCGCAGAAGCGATCGAGCACGAATTCAGCCAGCGGCTCAAATTCGCCGGCCGGGAAATCGCTAAGGCGCTGGAGGGCCGTTCGATCGAAACCGTCACGCAGGAGGAACTGCAGCGATTCATGCGGCAGTTCGAGCTTTCGGGCATCTCCCTCTTCGTCCGGCAAAACGACGACATTGTCATCGCCCAGTCGACCGACGACGGCGAAATCGGACTCGGTTCCCGAAAGTGGGGATATTGGTACACCGCGTTCGATCAATTGATGCGCGGAGAACTCGTCACGGTCGGGCGCGGGGAAGCGGAGGAGCACTATTGGGCGGGCCCGATCTCCAAGTCCGACTGGGAGGACAAGTATTACAAATACGGGTATTACTATGACGGCAAGACATCCTTTCTTATAAATCCTTACATATTAGACGAACGCATTTATTATCAAATGTTCCACTCCGGAACGGCGCAGATGATCGGGAAAATTGTCACCGAGGATTCGGACATCGAGGAGATCGCCGTCATCAACGCCCCCGCATGGCTCAAGGGCGACAAGAACGTCGTTATCGAACCGCGGTACGATCAACCTCTTCTGTACGGGTCGAATCGGTATGCGGACGAGGATGACGCCGCAATGGTGAAGCAAGCGATGGAAACGGGCGAGCCGGCCGCGAAAACGCATTATGCCGGGAACAACGCCTTCAAGAAATTGTATTTCCCGCTCTCGGAACAGCGTGTCATGACCGTCGTCGTCAATACGGAACGGCAAGAGCAGTTCAAAAAGCTCGTCGTCTCGAGCTTGTCGGGAGCGTTCGTCGTTATGTTTCTGGTGCTGTTCTTTCTGATCCGGGCGGTCGCCGGGAGGCAGCTTCAACCGTTGGCGGAAATCGCCGAGCATATCGGAAGCATCGCCTCCGGCAACTTGTCCCATACGCTGAAAGTGAAGGACGCCAACGAGTGGGGCGCGATTTCAAACCAAATTAACGACGTCACGCGGGGTATCGGCCGACTGATCTACGGCGTCAAGCACGACGCGGAAGACCTGTACGTATTGTCTCGCGTATTGACCAAGCGGGTGCAAGCTTCGCTGGATACAATGAACAACGTGTCGGCTTCCATGACGCACGAATCCAAAGCGTTCTTGGTGGAGCTGAATGCTCGGCTCGAGCAGCTGCAAACGACGCTGGAGGACGCGGGCCGGGGCGTTGCGGACGAGCATGTCGAGCCGATCAGCCGCTTGTGGGAGGAACACGCGAGTCAAGTCACAGCGATTCACTTGATGCTTCGCGATACGTTGGAGGAATTGACGGCGGCCATTCGGCGTATCGACGATCTGTCTGGGAATTTGAACCGGAAGCTGGAACGTTTTTATATCGACGAAACGAGTGCGGACGATGAGATGGAGCGGTTCGCGCGCGAATTCGAAAATGAAACTAACGGCAAGGCAGGAACCGAAAGGAGTGAATAG
- a CDS encoding HD domain-containing phosphohydrolase gives MPKLLQVYIYTVFALGMTGLVLIIPGIEQRHLLEIAALAALAGLLEIYMVELPNGTVFGGGSIITFGVLFSYGVPEALAVEVITALVISILVHKVELKHVLFNVGQYTISLAAASLVLVRLEGVEGEFGWHEIPVGLAVISTYFVVSLGLLFIILATLKKKNYFAVWRDSFKDILISYTVTIIFSFRLAMIYDQSNQTQFWVETIFLFVFFFALRHAFGMFIRLRKTYLRSLESLMHLNEDKLSTGAGHATRTGRLARQIAERLKLPQEEVDAIHYAALLHDIGKGQINSKIFQKKGPMTLEEEKEYRKHPEFGAEMIKDISGLAKAAEYIRYHHERWDGGGFPEGKKNEDIPLGARIIAAANEYDHIVYGKKGGDPAVLYQALSSNVLDPKLVDIVRTIADFLPAPESEYLESAIQEKRLLENVMMTQARTKFYESALLEKFGAAVIATYDGTYRDGQGTIASMPCQSQVDLLVRRASEQQIRIREYVEDPVSGKVYDIYCVPAGEQVHLMVFDVSNILEYEKVQEERIKKLYQDVIFSVTHGKLLLAEEAELESYYGVKLLGEAPIRSKSDIAKCRALVQSILDELPYEVPQKTKYDILLSTSETATNVLKHATEGQLSVYIDKHMLRIIVKDGGSGIDLSELPKTTLMAGYSTKLSMGHGFSLLLKLNDRIVLNTGPKGTTVVLEIGLSAVTRKGEATEANSPLQGRLVL, from the coding sequence ATGCCAAAACTGTTGCAAGTGTACATATATACGGTTTTTGCACTCGGCATGACTGGGTTAGTACTAATTATTCCCGGTATCGAACAACGGCATTTGCTAGAGATTGCCGCGCTGGCGGCGTTGGCCGGGTTGCTTGAAATTTATATGGTAGAGTTGCCGAACGGTACTGTTTTCGGGGGCGGCAGCATCATCACCTTCGGCGTGCTTTTCAGCTACGGCGTGCCGGAAGCGTTAGCGGTTGAAGTAATAACCGCCTTGGTAATCTCCATATTGGTCCATAAAGTGGAGTTGAAACATGTATTGTTCAACGTCGGACAATATACCATTTCGCTCGCTGCTGCCAGTCTTGTGTTAGTAAGATTGGAAGGTGTAGAAGGGGAGTTCGGTTGGCATGAAATACCGGTTGGTCTGGCGGTCATTTCAACTTACTTTGTCGTTAGCTTAGGGTTGCTCTTCATAATCCTTGCAACGTTGAAGAAGAAAAATTATTTCGCCGTTTGGCGCGATTCCTTTAAAGACATTTTAATTAGCTACACCGTAACGATCATCTTTAGTTTCCGACTTGCTATGATCTATGATCAATCGAACCAAACTCAATTTTGGGTCGAAACTATATTTTTATTCGTTTTCTTCTTTGCGCTCCGCCACGCTTTCGGTATGTTCATCCGTCTGCGCAAGACGTACCTGCGCTCGCTGGAATCGCTTATGCACCTGAACGAAGACAAGCTTTCCACCGGAGCGGGGCATGCGACACGGACGGGCAGGCTGGCTCGGCAAATCGCCGAGAGGTTGAAGCTGCCGCAAGAAGAAGTTGACGCGATTCATTACGCGGCCCTGCTGCATGACATCGGCAAAGGGCAGATCAACAGTAAAATCTTCCAGAAGAAAGGCCCAATGACGCTGGAGGAGGAAAAGGAATACCGCAAGCACCCGGAGTTCGGAGCGGAGATGATCAAAGACATTTCCGGTCTGGCTAAAGCGGCCGAATATATCCGTTACCATCACGAACGATGGGACGGCGGCGGGTTCCCCGAAGGCAAAAAAAACGAAGACATCCCGCTCGGCGCCCGCATTATCGCGGCTGCGAACGAGTATGACCATATTGTGTACGGGAAAAAAGGCGGGGATCCGGCAGTCCTTTACCAAGCACTGTCCTCAAACGTTCTAGATCCGAAGTTGGTCGACATCGTGAGAACGATCGCGGATTTCTTGCCTGCGCCGGAGTCGGAATACTTGGAATCGGCAATTCAGGAGAAGCGGCTGCTCGAGAATGTCATGATGACGCAGGCGAGAACAAAGTTTTACGAATCCGCGTTGCTGGAAAAGTTCGGAGCCGCCGTGATCGCGACATACGACGGCACATACCGCGACGGGCAGGGAACGATCGCCTCGATGCCTTGCCAGTCGCAAGTCGATCTCCTCGTCCGGCGCGCGTCGGAGCAGCAAATCAGAATCAGGGAATACGTCGAAGATCCCGTTTCGGGCAAGGTGTACGACATTTACTGCGTTCCGGCGGGCGAGCAGGTTCACCTGATGGTGTTCGACGTCAGCAACATATTGGAATACGAAAAAGTCCAGGAGGAACGCATAAAAAAACTTTATCAAGACGTCATTTTCTCGGTAACGCATGGCAAACTGCTGCTTGCGGAGGAAGCCGAGCTGGAATCGTACTACGGGGTCAAGCTGCTCGGAGAAGCGCCAATCCGGAGCAAATCGGATATCGCGAAGTGCCGCGCCCTGGTGCAATCGATCTTGGACGAGCTCCCTTACGAGGTTCCGCAGAAGACAAAGTACGACATTTTGCTCAGCACCTCCGAGACGGCTACCAACGTGCTGAAGCATGCGACCGAGGGACAGCTGTCCGTATACATTGACAAGCATATGCTGCGAATCATCGTCAAGGACGGCGGAAGCGGCATAGATTTGTCGGAGCTGCCCAAGACGACGCTGATGGCCGGATATTCGACGAAGCTGTCTATGGGTCACGGATTCAGCTTGCTGCTGAAGTTGAACGACCGGATCGTTCTAAATACGGGGCCGAAAGGAACGACGGTCGTTCTAGAAATCGGGCTTTCCGCGGTAACTAGGAAGGGCGAAGCGACAGAGGCGAACTCGCCTCTGCAGGGGAGGCTGGTGCTCTGA
- a CDS encoding DUF5317 domain-containing protein, translated as MVYEIALIAVALAFLRGGSLRRLQRTEFRHPLPIIACFLVQTAAMLLYDRIPFVHDTFPIWISLSYLVLAYCCWQNRHLPGFLAFGAGLLLNFAVIALNDGRMPVSLAALEWAGLDEYIAPLQEGVTKHQPLTQASYLPLLSDVIPLKPPYALSSRIVSVGDLLMTLGISRFLYRRMVESS; from the coding sequence ATGGTATATGAAATTGCGCTGATCGCCGTCGCACTCGCTTTTCTGCGCGGGGGATCGCTGCGGCGACTGCAGCGGACGGAGTTCCGCCACCCGTTGCCGATCATCGCCTGCTTTTTGGTCCAAACGGCCGCCATGCTGCTCTACGACCGCATTCCTTTCGTGCATGACACGTTTCCGATCTGGATCTCGCTTTCCTATCTCGTTCTCGCATATTGCTGCTGGCAAAACCGGCATCTGCCCGGCTTCCTCGCATTCGGTGCGGGGCTGCTGCTGAACTTTGCCGTCATTGCTTTGAACGACGGCAGAATGCCGGTATCCCTCGCGGCGCTGGAATGGGCGGGGCTGGATGAATATATCGCTCCCTTGCAGGAAGGCGTCACGAAGCACCAGCCTCTGACGCAAGCTTCCTACTTGCCGCTCCTGTCGGACGTTATTCCTCTGAAGCCGCCATACGCGTTAAGCAGCCGCATTGTCAGCGTAGGCGATCTTCTCATGACTCTCGGGATTTCCCGATTTTTATATAGACGAATGGTTGAGTCATCGTAA
- a CDS encoding aspartyl-phosphate phosphatase Spo0E family protein codes for MERRLLRRERRPSVPPLRGVRERSRSMTEGDVRNLLVRLKEAYETCGKLSHPAVVAISQQLDEVVVDYYRSRNGRTQREEDRLGSKENGRERIDEHASRLRAIF; via the coding sequence ATGGAGCGGCGTCTGCTACGACGAGAACGTCGTCCAAGCGTTCCACCGCTTCGTGGCGTTCGGGAACGGAGTCGATCGATGACGGAGGGCGACGTTCGGAACCTGCTCGTCCGATTGAAGGAAGCGTACGAAACATGCGGCAAGCTGTCGCATCCGGCCGTCGTGGCGATTAGTCAACAGTTGGACGAAGTCGTCGTCGACTACTATCGAAGTCGAAACGGGCGAACGCAACGAGAAGAGGATCGTCTAGGAAGCAAGGAGAATGGCCGTGAACGCATCGACGAACACGCTTCAAGATTGCGAGCGATTTTTTGA
- a CDS encoding HD-GYP domain-containing protein: protein MATISLLAPSYVYRDAVEFMKRDVCSFFMKKLSTHHLPTFQHSVRVALYSLSLAEAFGLAGRERDAFFRSVLLHDIGKLDVDAAVLNKRGALDAGEWAAIREHCHGGVELLRSLIEEGYVLSQIILFHHENLDGSGYPYAKTDKELDLYVRIVRIVDSYDAMVGHRGYNVPKSSEAALEELYRWSGVCYDENVVQAFHRFVAFGNGVDR from the coding sequence ATGGCCACGATTTCCTTGCTCGCCCCGTCGTACGTGTACCGCGACGCCGTCGAATTTATGAAGCGCGACGTCTGTTCGTTTTTCATGAAAAAGCTGTCGACCCACCATCTCCCTACGTTTCAGCATTCCGTTCGCGTCGCGCTGTACAGCTTGTCCCTCGCCGAAGCGTTCGGTCTTGCAGGACGGGAGAGGGACGCGTTTTTTCGCTCGGTGCTGCTGCACGATATTGGGAAGCTGGACGTGGATGCCGCCGTCTTAAACAAACGAGGCGCGCTCGACGCGGGGGAATGGGCGGCGATTCGCGAGCACTGCCATGGCGGGGTCGAGCTGCTGAGGAGCTTAATCGAGGAAGGATATGTGCTTTCGCAAATCATTTTGTTTCATCATGAAAATTTGGACGGCAGCGGATATCCGTACGCCAAGACCGACAAGGAATTGGATTTATATGTCCGAATCGTACGGATCGTGGACAGCTACGACGCTATGGTCGGGCATAGAGGGTACAATGTGCCGAAGTCGAGCGAGGCAGCGTTGGAAGAACTGTACCGATGGAGCGGCGTCTGCTACGACGAGAACGTCGTCCAAGCGTTCCACCGCTTCGTGGCGTTCGGGAACGGAGTCGATCGATGA
- a CDS encoding LuxR C-terminal-related transcriptional regulator, protein MFRVVPDLLHSFQQRLSTTFAASVVLADKQGRHRTPPVYRDELSKLVFEATLGGAEWSHALRLSDRRPALIDGPVPGLRYAAVAVPAPNQDVYAILCGVIADEPSLSAARAYVSGEGAEDAERWLSALDGAEVWTREKADELLQGMSWLEQTFARLTEAGESVITYKHLGELLANAAVTNELHEGDAVEGLVRLFDAVDFAGLAVPEGDVYRIVEYSGPCKDRWLRAVFVNGEGFLGQASMLEQPRSWKSIEGDPRVSYFREKGIAPSCLAVYPMMSDAGPLGMLFCGSTAKQELGEPLERYIQALSYLLGKKIEYEKLKNKEQHYATQLAAIVEISKIMSMAGDLKKALYVMVDISLILLAPAIYSHLIIQLPGADKAQIVSRGMRPEEVHRYSKSAMERYFPSDGRTALEEIRIQTEVGGECLLVCPIVVQSELYGILSVKLPSVERYEPIKDIFSTFVFLFGITLERIVSAERKEGIRGQARMLHEATKVWSPEAYEKAERTKELAADFADEMRLSPAEKEDLSVACILSVYPEDFLRDQLRNDPLLGIVCRSTDAAGEARGRSTAGQILALVIAYVESGERIEDVAPVEAEEELKRRFAAFLTRRLTVDFELPAISRKDAALEPIGFEALKQTVKLSARELDVLELMVKGHSNREIGEALYISEHTVKNHITNIFHKLEVSDRAQAIAKIYQLGYQK, encoded by the coding sequence ATGTTCAGGGTCGTTCCGGACTTGCTCCACAGCTTCCAGCAGCGGTTGTCGACCACGTTCGCCGCGTCGGTCGTCCTCGCGGACAAGCAGGGGCGCCATCGAACGCCCCCCGTCTATCGGGACGAGCTGTCGAAGCTCGTGTTCGAGGCGACGCTCGGCGGCGCGGAATGGAGTCATGCGCTGCGTCTGTCCGACCGGCGCCCGGCGCTGATCGACGGTCCCGTGCCGGGGCTGCGGTACGCCGCCGTCGCCGTGCCGGCTCCGAACCAAGACGTGTATGCGATTCTTTGCGGCGTCATCGCGGACGAGCCGTCGCTCTCGGCCGCCCGCGCGTATGTGTCGGGGGAAGGCGCCGAAGACGCGGAGCGCTGGCTGTCGGCGCTGGACGGCGCCGAGGTTTGGACGCGGGAGAAGGCGGACGAGCTGCTGCAAGGAATGAGTTGGCTCGAGCAGACGTTCGCGCGGCTGACGGAGGCCGGCGAATCTGTAATAACGTACAAACATTTGGGCGAACTGCTTGCGAACGCTGCGGTCACTAATGAGCTGCATGAGGGCGATGCGGTCGAGGGACTCGTCCGTCTGTTCGACGCCGTCGATTTCGCGGGACTGGCCGTGCCGGAAGGCGATGTGTACCGCATCGTGGAATACAGCGGTCCCTGCAAGGACCGCTGGCTGCGCGCCGTCTTCGTGAACGGAGAAGGCTTCCTCGGGCAAGCCAGCATGCTGGAGCAGCCGCGCAGCTGGAAATCTATCGAGGGCGATCCTCGCGTCTCGTACTTCCGAGAGAAAGGGATCGCGCCGAGCTGCCTCGCCGTATATCCGATGATGTCCGACGCCGGGCCGCTCGGCATGCTCTTCTGCGGTTCGACCGCCAAGCAGGAACTCGGAGAACCGCTCGAGCGGTATATCCAGGCGTTGTCGTATTTGCTGGGCAAAAAGATCGAATACGAGAAGCTAAAAAACAAAGAGCAGCACTACGCGACGCAGCTCGCCGCCATCGTGGAGATTTCCAAAATCATGAGTATGGCGGGGGATTTAAAGAAAGCGCTTTATGTCATGGTCGACATCAGCTTGATCTTGCTGGCTCCCGCCATCTATTCCCACTTGATCATTCAACTGCCGGGGGCGGACAAAGCGCAAATCGTCTCGCGCGGCATGAGACCGGAAGAGGTGCATCGGTACAGCAAAAGCGCGATGGAGCGTTATTTCCCGTCGGACGGACGAACCGCCTTGGAGGAGATTCGCATCCAAACGGAAGTCGGCGGAGAATGTCTGCTCGTGTGCCCGATCGTCGTGCAGTCGGAGCTCTACGGCATTCTTAGCGTAAAGCTGCCGAGCGTCGAAAGGTACGAGCCGATCAAGGACATTTTCTCCACATTCGTGTTTTTGTTCGGCATTACGCTCGAGCGTATCGTCAGCGCCGAGCGGAAAGAAGGCATTCGCGGCCAAGCGCGGATGCTTCACGAAGCGACGAAGGTCTGGAGTCCGGAGGCGTACGAGAAAGCCGAACGAACGAAGGAGCTCGCTGCGGACTTCGCCGACGAGATGCGTCTGTCGCCGGCGGAGAAGGAAGATCTGAGCGTCGCTTGCATTCTAAGCGTGTATCCGGAGGATTTCCTGCGCGATCAGCTGCGGAACGACCCGTTGCTCGGCATCGTCTGCCGTTCGACCGATGCGGCCGGCGAAGCCCGAGGCCGTTCGACGGCGGGACAAATTTTGGCGCTCGTCATCGCGTACGTCGAAAGCGGCGAGCGGATCGAAGACGTCGCTCCGGTCGAGGCGGAGGAGGAATTGAAACGCCGGTTCGCCGCCTTCTTGACGCGCCGGCTGACGGTCGACTTCGAGCTGCCCGCGATCTCGCGCAAGGACGCCGCCCTGGAACCAATCGGATTCGAAGCGTTGAAGCAGACCGTCAAGCTGTCGGCGCGGGAGTTGGACGTGCTGGAGCTAATGGTCAAGGGGCACAGCAACCGCGAAATCGGGGAAGCGCTTTATATTAGCGAGCATACCGTGAAGAACCATATTACGAACATCTTCCATAAGCTCGAAGTGAGCGACCGCGCGCAAGCGATCGCCAAAATTTATCAGCTTGGGTACCAAAAGTAG
- a CDS encoding ATPase domain-containing protein — MTHTSTGIAGLDSILQGGIPTGSAVVLEGAPGTGKTTLGVQFLYAGATAHNEPGIYVTFEELPDQIYAEMKNGYGWDLRALEKENKLRVVCLSPETFLHQLTEPNGIIEQMIRQIGSKRMVIDSISLFKLSDASEKDQRKSVYLVRNVLRKFAQTSLLLQERNGEQSGEIPFENYVADGVIRLAMKEHLQKYRKRTIEVLKMRGTRIVEGEHQYKFVDHGIHVVPALSMVEDKLLPTQFTPTGIARLDKILQGGVPEGSTFLLDTNSKANHKYFIASIFAEQIKAGKNVISLNSSLTSVTDTVNFLSLFDVSIDELLKNNKFFVIEHYKRSYPSQYKDAVLDVSDLNNDEYKQYLRQNLLPVITESMGKGERWYAYYDLNTIFSQRGAQFVTRFFAEEVARAKALGITVLALCNFAEMEPEVSSYLERSSSGVIRTWVDGNYQFMQVTKSPNGVVSEPLIVESSERLPYVNLV, encoded by the coding sequence ATGACGCACACATCAACAGGAATCGCTGGTTTAGATAGCATTTTGCAAGGGGGCATTCCGACGGGCAGCGCCGTCGTGTTGGAGGGGGCTCCGGGCACGGGCAAAACGACGCTCGGCGTGCAATTTTTGTACGCCGGGGCGACCGCGCATAACGAACCCGGCATTTACGTCACGTTCGAGGAGCTGCCGGATCAAATTTACGCAGAAATGAAAAACGGGTACGGCTGGGACCTTCGCGCATTAGAAAAAGAAAACAAACTGCGCGTCGTCTGCCTTTCTCCGGAAACGTTCCTGCATCAGCTGACGGAGCCGAACGGCATCATCGAGCAAATGATCCGCCAAATCGGCAGCAAGCGGATGGTAATCGACAGCATCAGTCTGTTTAAACTGTCGGATGCGAGCGAGAAGGATCAGCGAAAGAGCGTGTACTTAGTCCGGAACGTCCTCCGCAAATTCGCGCAGACGTCTCTGCTGCTGCAGGAGCGCAACGGCGAGCAGTCCGGCGAAATTCCGTTCGAAAATTACGTAGCGGACGGAGTCATTCGGCTGGCGATGAAGGAGCATCTGCAAAAGTACCGAAAGCGGACGATCGAAGTGCTGAAAATGAGAGGCACGCGCATCGTCGAGGGCGAGCATCAGTATAAGTTCGTAGATCACGGCATACACGTCGTGCCCGCGCTTTCCATGGTCGAGGACAAGCTGCTCCCGACGCAGTTTACGCCGACGGGCATCGCGAGGTTGGATAAGATCCTGCAAGGCGGCGTCCCGGAAGGCTCGACGTTCCTGCTCGATACGAACAGCAAAGCGAATCACAAATATTTCATCGCGAGCATTTTCGCAGAGCAAATCAAGGCGGGCAAAAACGTCATCTCTTTGAACTCCAGCTTAACCAGCGTAACCGATACGGTAAACTTCTTGTCGTTGTTCGATGTTTCGATCGACGAGCTGCTGAAAAACAACAAGTTTTTCGTCATCGAGCACTACAAACGTTCCTACCCGTCGCAGTACAAGGACGCCGTTCTTGACGTCAGCGATTTGAATAACGACGAATATAAGCAGTATTTACGCCAGAATTTGCTGCCGGTCATTACGGAGAGCATGGGCAAAGGCGAACGGTGGTACGCGTACTACGATTTAAATACGATATTCTCGCAGCGCGGCGCTCAGTTCGTCACTCGATTTTTCGCCGAGGAAGTGGCGCGCGCCAAAGCGTTGGGCATCACGGTGCTCGCGCTCTGCAATTTCGCGGAGATGGAACCGGAGGTTTCTTCGTATTTGGAACGTTCCAGCTCGGGCGTCATCCGCACGTGGGTGGACGGCAACTATCAGTTTATGCAGGTTACGAAATCGCCGAACGGAGTCGTGTCCGAGCCGCTGATCGTCGAGAGCTCCGAGCGATTGCCTTACGTGAATTTGGTGTAA
- the tkt gene encoding transketolase: MNTSRTVEQLSIDTIRTLSIDAIEKAKSGHPGMPMGAAPMAYELWSKFMNHTPTNPNWVNRDRFVLSAGHGSMLLYSLLHLFGYEDTPIEQLKQFRQWGSKTPGHPEFGHTAGVDATTGPLGQGFAMAVGMAMAEAHTAAVYNRENFPIIDHYTYVICGDGDLMEGISGEAASLAGHLKLNKLVVLYDSNDISLDGDLNLAFSENVAQRFQGYGWNYLRVENGNDLQEINRAIAASKTSDAPTLIEVKTVIGYGSPNKQGKGGHAGPHGSPLGGDEAKLTKEFYEWPHEEFHVPEQVAAHFAELKAKGDAAEAAWRELFAKYRDAHPELAAQFEAAFAGENPAGWDAAIPTFGTSEKPMATRAASGKVLNAISPNLPTLIGGSADLESSTNTHLNDTGKFQPGSFAERNVYFGVREFAMGAAMNGMALHGGVKAFGGTFFVFSDYLRPAIRLAAIQKLPVVYVFTHDSIAVGEDGPTHEPVEQLAAMRSMIDITVIRPADANETAEAWRFALSQKDRPTALILTRQNLPVLDGTAEGAREGIARGAYVVADAPAGTKPAAQIIATGSEVQLAVEAQKALAAEGVHVRVISMPSTDRFDAQPKEYRDSVLLPDVKARLVVEMASPFGWHKYAGDEGDILGITTYGASAPGPKVIEEYGFTVANVVSKVKALLK, from the coding sequence ATGAACACTAGCAGAACGGTCGAGCAATTGTCGATCGATACGATCCGCACGCTGTCGATCGACGCGATCGAGAAAGCGAAATCGGGACATCCCGGCATGCCGATGGGCGCCGCGCCGATGGCTTACGAGCTTTGGTCGAAATTTATGAACCACACTCCAACGAACCCGAATTGGGTCAACCGGGACCGGTTCGTTTTGTCTGCGGGCCACGGCTCCATGCTGTTGTACAGCCTTCTTCATTTGTTCGGTTACGAAGACACGCCGATCGAGCAGCTGAAGCAGTTCCGCCAATGGGGCTCCAAAACGCCGGGTCACCCGGAGTTCGGCCACACGGCGGGCGTCGACGCGACGACCGGTCCGCTCGGACAAGGGTTCGCGATGGCCGTCGGCATGGCGATGGCGGAAGCGCACACGGCTGCGGTATATAACCGCGAGAACTTCCCGATCATCGATCACTATACATACGTCATCTGCGGCGACGGCGACCTGATGGAGGGCATCTCCGGCGAAGCGGCGTCGCTCGCGGGGCACCTGAAGTTGAACAAGCTCGTCGTGCTGTACGATTCCAATGATATTTCGCTCGACGGCGATCTGAATCTCGCGTTCTCCGAGAACGTCGCGCAGCGCTTCCAAGGGTACGGCTGGAACTACCTGCGCGTGGAGAACGGCAACGACCTGCAGGAGATCAACCGCGCGATTGCGGCGTCGAAGACGAGCGACGCGCCGACCTTGATCGAAGTGAAGACGGTCATCGGCTACGGCTCCCCGAACAAGCAGGGCAAAGGCGGCCACGCGGGTCCGCACGGCTCCCCGCTCGGCGGCGACGAGGCGAAGCTGACGAAGGAGTTCTACGAGTGGCCGCACGAGGAGTTCCACGTGCCGGAGCAGGTCGCGGCGCATTTCGCCGAGCTGAAGGCGAAGGGTGATGCGGCGGAAGCGGCATGGCGCGAGCTGTTCGCGAAATATCGCGACGCGCATCCGGAGCTTGCGGCGCAGTTCGAAGCGGCGTTCGCGGGCGAGAACCCGGCGGGCTGGGATGCGGCGATTCCGACGTTCGGAACTAGCGAGAAGCCGATGGCGACGCGCGCCGCATCCGGCAAAGTGCTGAACGCGATCTCGCCGAACCTGCCGACGCTGATCGGCGGCTCCGCGGATCTCGAATCGTCGACGAACACGCATCTGAACGACACGGGCAAGTTCCAGCCGGGCAGCTTCGCGGAGCGCAATGTCTACTTCGGCGTGCGCGAATTCGCGATGGGCGCCGCGATGAACGGCATGGCGCTGCACGGCGGCGTGAAGGCGTTCGGCGGCACGTTCTTCGTGTTCTCCGACTACCTGCGTCCGGCGATCCGCCTCGCCGCGATCCAGAAGCTGCCGGTCGTGTACGTGTTCACGCACGACTCGATCGCGGTCGGCGAAGACGGCCCGACGCACGAGCCGGTCGAACAGCTCGCCGCGATGCGCTCGATGATCGACATCACGGTCATCCGCCCGGCCGACGCGAACGAAACGGCCGAAGCGTGGCGCTTCGCGCTGTCGCAGAAGGACCGCCCGACGGCGCTCATTCTGACGCGCCAAAACTTGCCGGTGCTCGACGGCACGGCGGAAGGCGCGCGCGAGGGCATCGCCCGCGGGGCGTACGTCGTCGCGGACGCGCCGGCCGGCACGAAACCGGCCGCGCAAATCATCGCGACCGGCTCCGAGGTGCAGCTCGCCGTCGAAGCGCAGAAGGCGCTCGCCGCCGAAGGCGTGCACGTGCGCGTCATCTCGATGCCGAGCACGGACCGCTTCGACGCGCAGCCGAAGGAGTACCGCGATTCGGTGCTGCTGCCGGACGTGAAGGCGCGCCTCGTCGTCGAGATGGCGTCGCCGTTCGGCTGGCATAAGTACGCCGGCGACGAAGGCGACATCCTCGGCATCACGACGTACGGCGCCTCCGCGCCGGGTCCGAAGGTGATCGAGGAGTACGGCTTCACGGTGGCGAACGTCGTCTCCAAAGTGAAGGCGCTCTTGAAATAA